From Lolium perenne isolate Kyuss_39 chromosome 5, Kyuss_2.0, whole genome shotgun sequence, a single genomic window includes:
- the LOC127301255 gene encoding U-box domain-containing protein 38-like — protein MGAARPRRWRLPFQRSAPSSPSSKSSAVPYSPARSAAAAENDRKWEEEATPPEFVCPILGLLMADPVILPSGHTYERACLQACADLSFFPPGAGSGSDAMIPNSALKAAIGTWCARSGRAAPRPPSREAARAAVLRAMPPPAPSAAEAKSVRTRRTAMASSSNSSYSSPASATSTSTYTSSSSEITPAEDDAAAAKPEAAAVDPLEDQVVATVMDADEDGEVAAALAALLEATRESAERRRALCTPRLLAALRRVLLIPRHASARVDATAALVNLSLEPPNKVRIVRAGAVPALVEVLRSSAPPEAREHAAGALFGLALAEENRAAIGVLGAVPPLLDLLTSPAQHPRARRDAGMAVYHLSLAAVNQTKVARFPGAPKALLAVASSAAEPTPIRRLALMVVCNVGGCAEGRAALMDAGAVAAVSGILLSDHDARVAELEEWCVAAIYALSRGSLRFRGLARAAGADRALRRVAEEGTPGGVRREMARKTLRAMRGDLDEEADLTGSSLECGDGGEDCGGSIVSDGLMSFRRRQRDVGASSGGNTAEF, from the coding sequence ATGGGCGCGGCGCGTCCACGGCGCTGGCGGCTCCCCTTCCAACGCAGCGCGCCGTCCTCCCCGTCCTCCAAGTCCTCCGCCGTCCCCTACTCGCCCGCGCgctccgcggcggcggcggaaaaCGACAGGAAGTGGGAAGAAGAAGCTACGCCGCCGGAGTTCGTCTGCCCGATCTTGGGGCTGCTCATGGCCGACCCCGTCATCCTGCCGTCCGGCCACACCTACGAGCGCGCCTGCCTCCAGGCCTGCGCGGACCTCTCCTTCTTCCCCCCCGGCGCCGGCTCGGGCTCCGACGCCATGATTCCCAACTCCGCCCTCAAGGCCGCCATCGGCACCTGGTGCGCCCGATCCGGCCGCGCGGCGCCGCGGCCGCCGTCCAGAGAAGCCGCTCGCGCGGCCGTGCTCCGCGCGATGCCTCCTCCCGCACCTTCGGCGGCGGAGGCCAAATCTGTTAGGACTCGGAGGACGGCCATGGCGAGCTCCTCCAACTCGTcctactcctccccggcctccgcCACGTCGACGTCAACATACACGTCCTCCTCCTCGGAGATCACCCCCGCGGAGGACGACGCGGCGGCCGCGAAGCCCGAGGCGGCGGCGGTTGACCCGTTGGAGGACCAGGTGGTCGCGACGGTGATggacgcggacgaggacggcGAGGTGGCCGCCGCACTGGCCGCGCTCCTGGAGGCCACGCGGGAGAGCGCGGAGCGCCGGCGCGCGCTCTGCACGCCCCGCCTGCTCGCGGCGCTCCGGCGCGTGCTGCTCATCCCGCGCCACGCCTCCGCCCGCGTCGACGCCACCGCCGCGCTCGTCAACCTCTCCCTCGAGCCGCCCAACAAGGTGCGCATCGTGCGCGCGGGCGCCGTCCCGGCGCTCGTCGAGGTGCTTCGGTCGTCGGCGCCTCCTGAGGCGCGCGAGCACGCGGCGGGGGCGCTCTTCGGGCTCGCGCTCGCCGAGGAGAACCGCGCCGCCATCGGCGTGCTGGGCGCGGTGCCGCCGCTCCTCGACCTGCTCACTTCCCCGGCCCAGCACCCGCGCGCGCGGCGGGACGCCGGGATGGCGGTCTACCACCTCTCCCTCGCCGCCGTCAACCAGACCAAGGTCGCCCGGTTCCCGGGCGCGCCCAAGGCCCTGCTCGCCGTCGCGTCCAGCGCGGCGGAGCCCACGCCCATCCGCAGGCTGGCGCTCATGGTCGTCTGCAACGTGGGGGGCTGCGCGGAGGGCCGCGCCGCGCTGATGGACGCGGGCGCCGTGGCGGCCGTCTCCGGCATCCTCCTCTCCGATCACGACGCCCGCGTGGCGGAGCTGGAGGAGTGGTGCGTGGCGGCGATCTACGCGCTGAGCCGCGGCAGCCTGCGGTTCCGGGGCCTTGCGCGGGCCGCCGGGGCGGACAGGGCGCTCCGGCGCGTGGCGGAGGAGGGCACCCCCGGCGGCGTGCGGCGCGAGATGGCGAGGAAGACGCTCCGGGCCATGCGGGGCGACCTGGACGAGGAGGCGGACCTCACCGGCAGCAGCCTCGAGTGCGGCGACGGCGGGGAGGACTGCGGCGGGAGCATCGTGTCGGACGGGCTCATGTCGTTCCGGCGCCGGCAGCGCGACGTCGGGGCATCGTCGGGCGGCAACACCGCCGAGTTCTGA